Proteins encoded together in one Chitinophaga lutea window:
- a CDS encoding BrxA/BrxB family bacilliredoxin translates to MYPAELVMPMKAELTDNGFEELLTPAKVDEVLAKEGTTLVVINSVCGCSAGTARPGVLMAVATSEKKPDRLATSFAGFDKDAVTQLRTHLMPYPPSSPSIALFKDGQLVHFIERHMIEGRSAQLIATNLLAAFDEYC, encoded by the coding sequence ATGTACCCTGCGGAACTCGTGATGCCGATGAAGGCAGAACTCACAGATAATGGATTTGAAGAATTGCTCACCCCTGCAAAGGTGGATGAGGTGCTGGCAAAGGAAGGCACAACCCTGGTGGTAATTAACTCTGTATGCGGCTGCTCGGCCGGTACTGCGCGCCCCGGTGTGCTGATGGCCGTGGCTACCAGCGAAAAGAAACCCGACAGGCTGGCTACCAGCTTCGCCGGTTTCGATAAAGATGCGGTTACCCAGCTCCGGACACATCTGATGCCTTACCCGCCGTCGTCTCCTTCTATCGCGCTGTTTAAAGACGGGCAGCTGGTTCACTTCATAGAGCGCCATATGATCGAAGGGCGTTCTGCGCAGCTGATCGCGACCAACCTGCTCGCTGCGTTCGACGAATACTGTTAA
- the pyrE gene encoding orotate phosphoribosyltransferase: protein MNNISEKQVAEKLLQVQAVKLSPAQPFTWASGWKSPIYCDNRKVLSFPYIRDFIKSELSNVVFETFPDAAVIAGVATAGIPHGALVADQLKLPFIYVRSKPKEHGMGNMIEGVLQPGQPVVVVEDLISTGKSSLEAVQAIRAAGGEVIGMVSIFNYGFDVAVKAFEAAGVPFKSLSNYSALIELAVEKGQVTEAELGTLQAWRAAPDVWGK, encoded by the coding sequence ATGAACAATATCAGCGAAAAACAGGTAGCAGAGAAACTGCTCCAGGTACAGGCCGTAAAGTTAAGCCCGGCCCAGCCCTTCACCTGGGCTTCCGGATGGAAATCACCCATTTACTGCGACAACCGAAAGGTGCTGTCTTTTCCGTATATCCGCGACTTCATCAAGTCCGAACTGAGCAATGTGGTGTTTGAGACTTTCCCTGATGCAGCCGTGATAGCGGGCGTAGCCACTGCAGGTATCCCTCATGGCGCCCTGGTGGCCGATCAGCTGAAGCTGCCTTTTATATATGTACGTTCCAAGCCGAAAGAGCATGGTATGGGCAATATGATTGAAGGGGTGCTGCAACCCGGACAGCCTGTGGTAGTGGTGGAAGACCTGATCTCTACCGGTAAAAGCAGCCTGGAGGCCGTGCAGGCTATCCGCGCCGCCGGCGGTGAGGTGATCGGGATGGTGTCTATATTTAATTATGGGTTTGATGTGGCGGTGAAGGCGTTCGAAGCAGCCGGAGTGCCGTTCAAGTCCCTGAGTAATTATAGCGCGCTCATCGAACTGGCGGTTGAAAAAGGGCAGGTAACCGAAGCGGAACTGGGTACTTTGCAAGCCTGGCGCGCCGCTCCGGATGTGTGGGGAAAATAG
- a CDS encoding type III PLP-dependent enzyme domain-containing protein, producing MNNTYTDLVNQTFEFPQEGFEVKDNNLIFNGLDIRALIDKYGTPFKLTYLPKIGMQVNRAKKMFQDAIKKNKYDGNYYYCYCTKSSHFSFIMEETLKHNVHIETSFAYDIDIIHKLYERKKITKDTFVICNGYKTKTYTRSIAKLINSGFTNVLPVLDNKEELDDYSKFVRAKGPVKLGIRIAAEEEPTFDFYTSRLGIASRDILEFYVDKLKGNPKFELKMLHFFMNKGIKDDIFYWSQFNKVLNLYCQLKKICPELESINLGGGFPIKHSLGFDYDYAYIVNEIVANIKSVCKKNKVPVPDIYTEFGSFTVGESGAVIYSVLGEKMQNDRENWYMIDSSFITTLPDTWGIGEKFLMLPINKWDQEYQEVHLGGLTCDGYDFYTSEEHINAVFLPKLTNGEPLYIGFFHTGAYQDQLSGYGGIKHCLIPSPKHVIVGYDKNGQLKDWLYAKEQTSQSMLKILGY from the coding sequence ATGAACAACACCTACACCGACCTCGTTAACCAAACCTTCGAATTTCCCCAGGAGGGTTTCGAAGTGAAGGATAACAACCTTATTTTTAACGGGTTGGATATCCGGGCCTTGATCGACAAGTATGGAACGCCTTTCAAGCTGACCTATCTACCCAAAATAGGGATGCAGGTTAACCGGGCGAAAAAAATGTTCCAGGATGCGATCAAGAAAAACAAGTACGATGGCAATTACTATTATTGCTACTGTACCAAAAGTTCTCACTTCTCCTTTATTATGGAGGAGACGTTGAAGCATAACGTGCATATCGAAACTTCCTTTGCGTACGATATAGATATTATTCATAAACTGTACGAACGCAAGAAGATCACAAAAGATACATTCGTCATCTGCAACGGGTATAAAACAAAGACCTATACCCGCAGCATCGCCAAACTGATCAACAGCGGTTTTACCAACGTACTGCCGGTGCTGGACAATAAGGAAGAGCTGGATGACTATTCCAAGTTCGTGCGCGCCAAGGGGCCGGTTAAACTCGGTATCCGTATCGCCGCGGAAGAGGAGCCAACATTCGACTTTTATACCTCCCGTTTGGGCATCGCCTCCCGCGACATCCTCGAGTTTTACGTGGACAAGCTGAAGGGCAATCCGAAGTTCGAGCTGAAAATGCTCCACTTCTTTATGAACAAGGGGATCAAAGACGACATATTTTACTGGAGCCAGTTCAATAAGGTGCTGAACCTTTATTGCCAGCTGAAGAAGATCTGTCCCGAACTGGAGAGCATCAACCTCGGCGGCGGCTTCCCGATCAAACACTCCCTCGGGTTCGACTACGATTACGCTTACATCGTGAACGAGATCGTGGCCAACATCAAGAGTGTATGTAAAAAGAACAAAGTACCCGTTCCGGACATCTATACGGAATTCGGTTCGTTTACGGTGGGAGAGAGCGGCGCAGTAATTTACAGCGTGCTGGGCGAGAAGATGCAGAACGACCGGGAAAACTGGTACATGATCGACAGCTCTTTCATTACAACGCTGCCGGACACCTGGGGCATCGGGGAAAAGTTCCTGATGCTGCCCATCAACAAATGGGATCAGGAGTATCAGGAGGTGCACTTGGGAGGACTTACCTGTGACGGTTACGACTTCTACACCTCGGAAGAGCACATCAACGCCGTGTTCCTTCCCAAGCTCACCAATGGCGAACCGCTTTATATCGGGTTCTTCCATACCGGGGCTTACCAGGACCAGTTGAGCGGGTACGGTGGTATCAAACATTGCCTGATTCCATCCCCCAAACATGTGATAGTGGGGTACGACAAAAACGGACAATTAAAAGACTGGCTATACGCTAAGGAGCAAACCTCCCAAAGCATGCTTAAAATTTTGGGTTATTAA
- a CDS encoding nuclear transport factor 2 family protein, protein MRILYLIPFCLLLICFSPVSAQTSGEEEVKSAIRQLFDGMRKGDSAMVKDVFDVKAVLQTIAQPSGGVAEVRTVSLEKFLTAVGAPHTDVWDERIAFDKILIDGDLASVWTPYRFYVGDRFSHCGVNSFQLVKSQKGWKIVYLIDTRRKDNCLNTD, encoded by the coding sequence ATGAGAATACTATATTTAATTCCGTTCTGTTTATTACTCATATGTTTTAGCCCAGTGTCAGCACAGACTTCAGGCGAAGAAGAGGTAAAAAGTGCCATCCGTCAACTGTTTGACGGGATGAGGAAAGGTGATAGCGCCATGGTAAAGGATGTGTTTGATGTTAAGGCGGTTCTGCAAACCATTGCACAGCCTTCCGGCGGGGTGGCTGAGGTACGCACTGTCAGCCTCGAAAAGTTCCTTACAGCTGTAGGGGCGCCTCACACGGACGTGTGGGATGAGCGGATCGCATTTGATAAGATTCTCATCGACGGAGACCTCGCAAGTGTATGGACCCCATACCGTTTTTACGTTGGCGACCGGTTCAGCCATTGCGGGGTGAATTCTTTCCAGCTCGTCAAATCGCAGAAAGGGTGGAAGATCGTGTACCTGATCGATACCCGGCGGAAGGACAATTGTCTGAATACGGATTAA
- a CDS encoding hemerythrin domain-containing protein — translation MQRHPNLVPLSHEHKSLLFVCRYLKKDAAEFEGYPLDAPSKMAYMVKVFQEIMVPHIQKEDYLFEQCRGHHPEIDTLLDELIAEHRAISAMYSALVDSANPVEAMDQLARSLEAHIRKEERVVFERMQEELPAIVAAIRFE, via the coding sequence ATGCAGCGCCATCCCAACCTGGTACCGCTCTCGCACGAGCATAAAAGCCTCCTGTTCGTTTGCAGGTACCTGAAAAAAGATGCGGCCGAGTTTGAAGGTTACCCGCTGGATGCACCGTCCAAAATGGCCTACATGGTGAAGGTGTTCCAGGAAATCATGGTGCCGCACATCCAGAAAGAAGATTACCTGTTCGAGCAGTGCCGCGGCCACCATCCGGAAATCGACACCCTGCTCGACGAACTGATTGCAGAGCACCGTGCCATATCGGCCATGTACAGTGCGTTGGTAGATAGTGCCAACCCTGTGGAGGCCATGGACCAGCTGGCCCGCAGTCTTGAAGCCCATATCAGGAAAGAGGAGCGGGTGGTATTTGAAAGGATGCAGGAAGAATTACCGGCTATTGTTGCCGCCATCCGGTTTGAATAA
- a CDS encoding Hsp20/alpha crystallin family protein: MTLVKFNHQPARTFSSLVDDIFNGKFINRDFATSDFFGQHAPVNIHENKESYVLDVVAPGFDKGDFKINLDGQTLTLSAEKKTEQTAEGDKQIRREFSFRSFSRSFTVDENIDADKINAKYENGVLKVTLPKKEAKQETVKEITVA; this comes from the coding sequence ATGACACTCGTAAAATTTAATCATCAACCGGCCAGAACCTTCAGCAGCCTTGTAGACGACATTTTCAACGGCAAATTCATCAACAGGGATTTCGCCACCTCCGACTTCTTCGGCCAGCATGCCCCGGTGAACATCCACGAAAACAAAGAAAGTTATGTGCTGGATGTGGTAGCGCCCGGCTTCGACAAGGGCGATTTCAAAATCAACCTCGACGGCCAAACGCTGACCCTCAGCGCCGAAAAGAAAACGGAACAAACCGCTGAAGGCGACAAACAAATCCGCCGCGAGTTCAGCTTCCGCTCCTTCTCCCGTTCATTTACGGTGGACGAAAACATTGATGCGGACAAGATTAATGCGAAATACGAAAACGGCGTCCTGAAAGTAACCCTGCCTAAAAAAGAGGCAAAACAGGAAACCGTAAAAGAGATTACAGTTGCATAA
- a CDS encoding prolipoprotein diacylglyceryl transferase — MALAFLAAAYVLTSELRRREKLGWLAPVEETMVTGTPASVGDMLISGVIGFILGFKLIGLIGAEYDDLRAYFLSGQGSIIGGLLAAAAMAYWKYYTKKKAALPKPKEAKVKVWPHQRVPDFTIMAAVAGLIGAKVFHNLENWGEFVADPWGSIFSASGLTFYGGLIVAAYVIIRYAHKKHINWKHLVDSAAPALMLAYAIGRMGCQFSGDGDWGINNSAYATNATGKVQIISEAQYQDVLHRDSAYFTRHFGGIDQVPHARYEKPASLNFLPDWFFAYSYPHNVVNDGIQIQGCQGEYCNALPIGVYPTPLYEIIVCGIFFFVLMGLRRKVTTPGVIFGIYLILNGVERFFVEKIRVNTKYDIFGFHPTQAEIIASLLVIGGAALIWYARKTQPVQKTV; from the coding sequence GTGGCGCTCGCCTTTCTGGCGGCGGCTTACGTGTTGACGTCGGAATTGCGCCGGCGGGAAAAACTGGGCTGGCTTGCGCCGGTAGAGGAAACCATGGTGACGGGCACACCGGCGTCGGTGGGCGACATGCTCATCAGCGGGGTGATCGGTTTTATCCTGGGTTTTAAACTCATCGGGTTGATTGGCGCCGAGTACGACGATCTGCGCGCCTATTTTTTGTCGGGGCAGGGGAGCATCATCGGCGGTTTGCTGGCGGCTGCGGCCATGGCTTACTGGAAGTACTATACGAAAAAGAAAGCCGCGTTACCCAAACCCAAAGAAGCGAAAGTAAAAGTATGGCCGCACCAGCGTGTGCCGGATTTCACGATCATGGCAGCTGTAGCCGGACTGATAGGGGCCAAGGTGTTTCATAACCTCGAGAACTGGGGCGAATTTGTTGCCGATCCCTGGGGGTCTATCTTCTCCGCCAGCGGGCTCACTTTCTACGGTGGGCTCATCGTGGCTGCGTATGTCATCATCCGGTATGCCCATAAAAAACATATTAACTGGAAGCACCTGGTAGACAGTGCTGCGCCCGCACTGATGCTGGCGTATGCCATCGGCAGGATGGGCTGCCAGTTTTCCGGCGACGGCGACTGGGGTATTAATAACAGCGCCTATGCCACCAACGCCACCGGCAAAGTGCAGATCATTTCCGAGGCGCAGTACCAGGATGTGCTGCACCGCGACTCCGCCTATTTCACCCGGCACTTCGGCGGCATTGACCAAGTGCCACACGCGCGGTACGAAAAACCCGCTTCTCTCAACTTTCTGCCCGACTGGTTTTTTGCCTATAGTTATCCGCACAACGTGGTGAACGATGGTATCCAGATCCAGGGCTGCCAGGGTGAATATTGCAACGCCCTTCCCATTGGCGTGTATCCTACCCCGTTGTATGAGATCATTGTATGCGGCATATTCTTTTTTGTGCTGATGGGGCTTCGCAGAAAGGTGACCACGCCCGGCGTAATTTTCGGCATCTACCTGATACTTAATGGTGTTGAGCGATTTTTCGTGGAGAAGATACGGGTCAACACAAAATATGATATCTTCGGTTTCCATCCCACACAGGCGGAGATCATTGCGAGCCTGCTGGTGATCGGCGGTGCGGCCCTTATCTGGTACGCCCGTAAAACGCAACCGGTACAAAAAACAGTTTGA
- a CDS encoding DUF2167 domain-containing protein, producing MKIWTLLAAFLAIFTTAHAQLDTTGPRTATEAATEEEPELTEAQLKALTDSINASFTYKTGKVILGNGVVLEVPAGFRYLDVPQSHRVLEEIWGNPKNETLGMLFPADRGPMDESGWAFNIDFEDIGFVKDEDADKIDYDDMLKQLKKETAEANPDRIKEGYPSVEFIGWAAAPFYDKANKTLHWAKEIKFGESEEHTLNYNVRILGRKGVLSMNAIGVMNQLPEIKQHIPAILKSTTFEAGHAYADFDPKVDEVAAWTIGGLVAGKVLAKVGFFAIIAKFGKFIVMGLIGVGAAAYKYITGRRRKEEEVQPEPAPVAAAGGEPEDEPKA from the coding sequence ATGAAAATTTGGACCCTCCTGGCCGCCTTCCTGGCCATCTTTACCACTGCCCATGCGCAGCTGGACACCACCGGCCCCCGTACTGCCACCGAAGCAGCAACGGAAGAAGAGCCGGAACTCACCGAAGCCCAACTGAAAGCACTCACCGATTCCATTAACGCCAGCTTCACCTACAAAACAGGCAAAGTGATCCTCGGCAATGGCGTGGTGCTGGAAGTGCCCGCAGGTTTCCGCTACCTCGACGTGCCGCAGAGTCACCGGGTGCTCGAAGAAATCTGGGGCAACCCGAAAAACGAAACCCTGGGCATGCTTTTCCCGGCAGACCGTGGGCCCATGGACGAAAGTGGCTGGGCTTTCAATATCGATTTTGAAGACATCGGGTTTGTGAAAGACGAAGATGCAGACAAAATCGACTATGACGACATGCTGAAGCAGCTGAAAAAAGAAACCGCCGAAGCCAACCCAGATCGGATTAAAGAAGGTTATCCCTCCGTCGAGTTCATCGGTTGGGCCGCCGCTCCTTTTTATGATAAAGCCAACAAAACCCTCCACTGGGCGAAAGAAATCAAGTTCGGTGAGTCGGAAGAGCATACCCTGAATTACAATGTGCGGATACTCGGCCGGAAGGGCGTACTGTCGATGAACGCGATCGGCGTCATGAACCAGCTGCCGGAAATCAAACAGCACATCCCCGCCATCCTCAAAAGCACCACCTTTGAAGCAGGGCATGCGTATGCCGACTTCGATCCCAAGGTAGACGAGGTAGCAGCCTGGACGATCGGCGGCCTCGTGGCAGGCAAGGTACTGGCTAAAGTGGGCTTCTTCGCCATCATCGCCAAATTCGGCAAGTTCATCGTGATGGGGCTTATCGGTGTTGGTGCGGCTGCGTACAAGTACATTACCGGCCGCCGCAGAAAAGAGGAAGAGGTGCAACCTGAACCGGCGCCTGTTGCCGCGGCAGGCGGGGAGCCAGAGGATGAGCCCAAAGCATAA
- a CDS encoding heavy-metal-associated domain-containing protein has translation MRIIQLMLVLLLAGTGVTMGQAKKGTLATAKIKVPTVQCNMCKDAIQRYFLREEGVKSMVVDVKKKEATVKYYTDRTNIENIKTSIANVGYDADEVTANEDSYKALPKCCQKPEDGGGPPPKKKG, from the coding sequence ATGCGTATCATTCAATTAATGTTGGTGCTGTTGCTGGCCGGGACCGGTGTAACAATGGGCCAGGCGAAAAAAGGCACGCTGGCTACTGCCAAGATCAAGGTGCCGACGGTGCAGTGTAATATGTGCAAGGATGCTATCCAGCGCTATTTTCTGCGGGAAGAAGGCGTCAAATCCATGGTGGTGGACGTGAAAAAGAAGGAAGCGACCGTTAAATATTATACCGACCGCACCAATATTGAAAATATCAAAACCTCCATCGCCAATGTAGGGTATGATGCGGATGAAGTGACGGCTAATGAGGATTCTTACAAGGCGCTGCCGAAATGCTGCCAGAAGCCGGAAGACGGGGGAGGCCCGCCGCCCAAGAAAAAAGGATAA
- a CDS encoding outer membrane beta-barrel family protein, whose translation MKSISKLLTLSALLISASNMAQAQNENGSVSQKGKINGLVSRADNKPVEFATVTLLKAKDSTLVKGAVANVEGKYEFEGIREGQYLVAAVNMGMKKAFSKPFTVNGAPVQVPVITLEEVSRNLKEVNVTAKRPFIEQKADKMVVNVENSIVAAGGTALEVLQQSPGIQVDKDDNISMRGKNGVIIMIDGKVTNMSPQDVAQLLKNMPSSNIDQIELIANPSAKYDAAGNAGIINIKLKKNSSYGTNGNVTAGYIQGKLPRFNGGLNLNHRNKNVNIYGSYNYNYNRNYEQLGIFRDNLEKSGRVTFDQNTYLDKESHYHGGKFGVDYFVNKNHTVGVMVNLGASTWLGKGISNTFIGNGESVDSSLRTKTDNDNKWNRQSYNINYKGKLDSTGKELNIDLDYSRNAEDQGSRLFSAYMDGTGKQYWRGDTTRSLQPSVINIKTVKIDYTHPLKKEAKIEAGIKLSFVDSDNDSRFDSLKRSNWEYDANRSNYFIYKENVNAAYVNFSKQFKKFGIQAGLRAEQTNVEGNSVTMKQVNDTSYLNFFPSVFLSYAANKNNQWGISYSRRLQRPSYDDLNPFEFFLDRYTKAGGNPYLRPQYSHNFDLTHTFKSFLTTAIGYSRTTDMLSRILENGVDPATGDTTIVVYKYMNVAKKDNINLNVSAPLPITKWWRSFTTVSVFYNAFETTVNNEHIKRASGGFFGQTQHTFTFNKGYSAEASFFYTSPQISQEGLFRMNHMYAFNVGLQKQVLNKKGTIRFNVNDVFNTQRFSGTYNVNNRHVNLATRWDSRQFRASFTYRFGNSNVKEARNRKTGLEDEQSRVK comes from the coding sequence ATGAAATCAATTTCTAAATTGTTGACCCTGAGCGCTTTACTGATTAGTGCAAGCAACATGGCTCAGGCCCAGAATGAAAACGGCTCCGTCAGCCAGAAGGGAAAGATTAACGGTCTCGTGTCCCGCGCCGACAATAAACCCGTAGAATTTGCCACAGTGACCCTTTTAAAAGCAAAAGACTCCACCCTCGTAAAAGGAGCGGTGGCCAATGTGGAAGGCAAATATGAGTTTGAAGGCATCCGGGAAGGGCAGTACCTGGTGGCCGCGGTGAACATGGGCATGAAAAAAGCTTTCAGCAAGCCCTTTACCGTAAACGGGGCCCCGGTGCAGGTACCGGTCATCACCCTCGAAGAAGTATCCCGCAACCTGAAAGAAGTGAATGTAACGGCCAAACGCCCGTTCATCGAACAGAAAGCAGATAAAATGGTGGTGAATGTTGAAAACAGTATCGTGGCCGCCGGTGGTACCGCCCTCGAGGTACTGCAACAGTCGCCCGGAATACAGGTAGATAAAGACGATAATATATCCATGCGTGGCAAGAACGGTGTGATCATTATGATCGACGGCAAAGTCACGAACATGTCTCCCCAGGACGTTGCCCAGCTGCTGAAAAATATGCCCAGCTCCAACATCGACCAGATAGAGCTGATCGCCAATCCTTCCGCCAAATACGATGCAGCGGGCAACGCCGGGATTATCAACATCAAATTGAAAAAGAATTCCAGTTACGGTACCAACGGGAACGTGACTGCGGGTTACATTCAGGGCAAGCTGCCCCGTTTCAACGGCGGCCTTAACCTGAACCATCGCAACAAAAACGTGAATATTTACGGTTCGTATAACTATAACTACAACCGCAACTACGAGCAGCTGGGCATTTTCAGGGACAACCTCGAAAAATCCGGGCGTGTCACGTTCGACCAGAATACTTATCTCGACAAGGAGTCCCACTACCATGGAGGTAAATTCGGAGTCGATTATTTCGTCAACAAAAACCATACGGTAGGCGTGATGGTGAACTTGGGCGCCAGTACCTGGCTGGGCAAGGGCATCAGCAACACGTTCATCGGCAACGGCGAGTCTGTCGACTCCTCCCTGCGGACCAAAACCGACAACGACAACAAATGGAACCGCCAGTCGTACAACATCAACTACAAAGGCAAGCTGGACTCCACCGGTAAAGAGCTCAACATCGACCTGGATTATTCCCGCAATGCGGAAGATCAGGGCAGCCGCCTCTTTTCCGCCTACATGGACGGTACCGGCAAGCAGTACTGGAGAGGGGATACCACCCGCAGCCTGCAGCCTTCGGTGATCAACATCAAAACCGTGAAGATCGATTATACCCATCCCCTGAAAAAGGAGGCGAAGATCGAGGCCGGCATCAAACTGAGTTTCGTGGATTCCGACAACGATTCCCGCTTCGATTCCCTGAAACGGTCCAATTGGGAATACGATGCCAACCGTTCCAACTACTTTATCTATAAGGAAAACGTGAATGCCGCCTATGTGAACTTCTCCAAACAATTCAAGAAGTTCGGGATCCAGGCCGGGCTGCGTGCCGAGCAAACCAATGTGGAAGGGAACTCCGTGACGATGAAGCAGGTGAACGACACCAGTTACCTCAACTTCTTCCCGAGCGTGTTCCTGAGTTATGCGGCCAACAAGAACAACCAGTGGGGCATTTCTTACAGCCGCAGGCTGCAGCGCCCGAGCTACGACGACCTGAACCCGTTCGAGTTTTTCCTCGACAGGTACACCAAAGCCGGCGGCAACCCTTACCTGCGCCCGCAGTATTCACACAATTTCGACCTCACCCATACGTTTAAATCATTCCTGACGACCGCTATCGGGTATAGCCGTACAACGGATATGTTGTCCCGCATCCTCGAAAACGGGGTAGACCCCGCTACCGGCGACACCACCATCGTAGTATACAAATACATGAACGTGGCTAAAAAAGACAACATCAACCTGAATGTGTCTGCGCCTCTGCCTATCACCAAATGGTGGAGAAGCTTCACCACGGTGTCTGTATTCTACAACGCCTTCGAAACCACGGTGAACAACGAGCACATCAAACGTGCATCCGGCGGCTTTTTCGGGCAAACCCAGCATACGTTTACCTTTAATAAGGGGTATTCCGCAGAAGCATCGTTCTTCTACACTTCCCCGCAGATTTCACAGGAAGGCCTGTTCCGCATGAACCATATGTATGCCTTTAACGTCGGCCTGCAGAAGCAGGTACTGAACAAAAAAGGCACCATCCGCTTCAATGTGAACGACGTCTTCAACACCCAGCGTTTCAGCGGCACGTATAACGTGAACAACCGCCACGTGAACCTGGCTACCCGTTGGGATAGCCGCCAGTTCAGGGCATCCTTCACCTACCGCTTCGGCAACTCCAACGTAAAAGAGGCCCGCAACCGTAAAACCGGCCTGGAAGACGAGCAGAGCAGGGTGAAGTAG
- a CDS encoding WbqC family protein has translation MTEPYENKTLLIESQYFPPIYFYKTLIEVNILKIERYEHYQKVSFRNRCYIAGPNGTILLSVPLSKGKNQRTIMKDVRISNLENWQALHWKTLTSAYRRSPWFEYFESDLEALYEKKFDFLLDWNMACLEWANGVLGISPEITFTDRFEKTYDPVLGIVDKRDHQQPGHVPEGSPVYAQVFGERTGFVPNLSILDLLFCEGKRALELLK, from the coding sequence ATGACAGAACCATACGAAAACAAGACTTTATTGATTGAATCTCAATATTTTCCGCCAATTTACTTTTATAAAACTTTAATTGAAGTCAATATATTAAAGATTGAGAGATATGAACACTACCAGAAGGTAAGTTTTCGCAATCGCTGTTACATCGCAGGGCCGAACGGAACCATCCTTTTGAGCGTTCCCCTATCCAAAGGAAAAAATCAGCGCACGATCATGAAGGACGTCCGCATCAGCAACCTCGAAAACTGGCAGGCCCTCCATTGGAAAACTTTGACTTCGGCTTACCGCCGTTCCCCCTGGTTCGAATATTTCGAAAGCGACCTGGAAGCGCTGTATGAGAAAAAGTTCGATTTCCTGCTCGACTGGAACATGGCCTGCCTCGAATGGGCCAACGGCGTACTGGGTATTTCGCCGGAGATCACTTTCACCGATCGCTTTGAGAAAACCTATGACCCGGTCCTGGGGATTGTCGACAAGCGCGACCACCAGCAGCCGGGCCACGTGCCGGAAGGCTCACCGGTATACGCCCAGGTATTTGGAGAAAGAACCGGGTTTGTCCCGAACCTTAGCATCCTCGATCTGTTATTCTGTGAAGGAAAAAGGGCATTGGAACTACTGAAGTGA
- a CDS encoding LEA type 2 family protein codes for MKRYRWGLLVFLLWGAMSSCDKMKDLEFLRVASFDFDNLGFSKSIVRMELAYFNPNNFSLWLKDAEFDIYLDDTKVGHSLQDTLIDIPARDTFYFPVKLEVEMGNVFKNMLGALTNKEVTIKAAGNCKVGKKGVFFPFPIRCETKQKLDFF; via the coding sequence ATGAAAAGGTACAGATGGGGCCTCCTGGTTTTCCTGCTTTGGGGGGCGATGAGTTCCTGCGACAAGATGAAAGACCTGGAATTTCTCCGGGTGGCCAGCTTCGATTTTGACAATCTGGGGTTCTCAAAAAGCATCGTCCGGATGGAGCTCGCCTACTTCAATCCCAATAATTTCTCCCTTTGGCTGAAGGACGCCGAGTTCGATATTTACCTGGACGACACCAAAGTGGGCCATTCGTTGCAGGATACCCTGATCGACATTCCGGCCCGGGATACTTTCTATTTTCCGGTAAAACTGGAGGTTGAAATGGGGAATGTTTTCAAGAATATGCTGGGCGCCCTCACCAACAAAGAGGTCACGATCAAGGCAGCGGGCAACTGTAAAGTGGGTAAAAAGGGCGTGTTTTTCCCCTTCCCGATCCGTTGTGAAACGAAACAAAAACTTGATTTTTTCTGA